TAGGGACTAGCTGCTGGTAGGCAGAAGGATCTCGACGTCCTTGCCGTTAGCCACAACGGCATTTGAACAGCAGCTGCCGGCTAGGTCTTCTGCGGCGGCCAAGGAGGAGGCCTGGGAAGGGGTTTTGGTCAATGGAGTGGTAGTGGATGGAGAGGGAGTGAGGCCCGGTTTTTTGGGTGGGATGGGAGGCGGGTGTCCCCTCTCAGCTCTGGGGATGGTGGGGGACTTGATCCCTGGAGACAGAGGGCTCAGTGGACTGGACACTTTCCCTGGAGTAGGGGAATGGCTGGTGTCCCCTCTCGAGGTGGCAGTGCTGGCCAGATTCCGATAGTCTGTGCCAAAGGGAGAGCTGTTGGGGGAGACAGGCTTGATCGGCCCTTGCTGGCTAGTGAACCTGGAGAGCACCTGAGTGACTGTGTTGCGGGCCTGCTGCTTGGCGGCAGAGTTGTCTAGGAGTGTGGGAGACAGGTCCCTGGATGGAGGGCTCTGCAGACCACTGGCCTGTTGGTCCTGATCTGCTTGGGACTGAAATTTGTGCCGCGCTGCATGGAACCGCTGGTTGATCCCTACTTGGTAGGATGACTGGTAGCCGGGGCTGCTGGCTGAGGACCCCAACAAGCGCTTAGTTAGCACTGGGGAAGAACAAGGAGAGGATGTGAGAGAGGAGGAGGCGGTGCTGCTGGGAGACAGCGAGCCCCCGCTGGACGGGAGGTGACCAGGTGCTGGGACAGGAGTCTCAATTCCCACAGGACACCCGCCATTCTCCACTGCTTTCTCTTGGGCCAACCCCACAGACCTCTCTCGTGGAGGCACTTGGTTTTCCACACTGCTGCCTGTAACCGACTCCTTGGCAGTTTGTATCTCGGGCTCCAAATGGCCATTGGTTTTTGCATAAGAGTAAGTAGGAGTGGTGGGGCCAGGCAGCCCAGTGGTCAGCACCTTGGCTACGTTGCTCCCGTGGGTTCTTTCTGCCTGGAAACCTTCCGTTTGGCAAAATACAGACACCAGCACAGGAGACTCAGTCGCTGTGCCCTTAGGTACGGTTACCGGTTTCTTGGATTGCTCAGTAGGGCTACTATGCTGGTGAGAAGCCTCCAGATCCTTCACGATCTTCTTCaaactttccatctcttcttTTAGAGTTCTGGTCCGGTTCTCTTCTCGGTTCAGTTTTGCCCTCAGCTGCTCTCTTTCAATGTCGAACTCAGACAGCTGCTTCTCCACCTGGGCTTCTGTCTGCAAGCCTCGCTTCCGCTCCGCGGCCAGCTCTTCCTCCAGCTGGCTCACCCggctcttctccttctccagtTTCCGGCTCAGCTCtcccgccctctgcccctcctcggctgCCTTGCTGGTGGCTTTCTTGCATTCGAGCACCAGCACGGACGAGAGCTGCTTGTGGCGGGAGCGCTCCTCCTCCAGCTGACTGGACAGCTTCTTCTGctccttctcaaactttttcacTTGGGACTTCTCAAATTCCAGCTGGAAAAGAAGGCCGCCATACATGGTGATTAGAGTAAGAAAATGAAGAGGTACGCTGCAAAACTACTCTCCAGGCGAGTGTCCTGGCTAGCTCTTCTCTGGCACGTGGTCTGCCACGGATGCCATGTGCTTAGCTCCAGTATTTCTGAAGTCTTACAGTCCCTCCCACGGAAATGGACACGCTACGGCTTAATCTTTCCCTGATGGTCGAGGAGGCACCTCTGCTTCCTGTACTGTTATCGGCAGGAATATGAGCCATCATCTGTGTTTTAGGTCTATGGAGCGCTCAGAAGATTGGAACCCACCGATACAGAAAACAGGAAGCCATATACACCAGGTTTCGTGCTGAATGCTGATGAAAACAACGATTTATTGATTTTAACTCTGATAGAGTGAACACACGGTATTCTGTGtgtctcaggtgtacaacatagcgattcaacACTTCTACATGTTACTCGGGGCTCATCACTTTGAAAGCTTTGGTAATCATTCTTTCTGGTCTTAAAAACGAATAGTTGCATTTAAACGCTACTTGTTATGCAAATGCAGTCTATTTTAATTATCATCCCAACCCTATTTAAGGCAGAGAAACTCTGACCTAGAGGGAAAGTGTTGATGGAACACTATTAGTGTTTTTCAAACTCTGAGACCCAGTGGATGAGGGAACTAATCTCATGAGCCacgatcaaaattaaaaaaaaaaaaaaaaaaaaaagtggttattGTAACCAGTAAGGGTTATATGGGATTTcatcagatttttgttttaggcatgtgtttatgtatgtatatatattgggctgtgatataaaatgtatttcttactagGATTCCTAGGTCAAAATACTTGAGAGTTTGAAGCTAGTGTTCCCAGAGTACATTTTATAGAATGACAGTCCCACAGTGAGTGATCTATGTCAAAACAAGATTCTATGAAAACATAGATTTGCTAAACTCAGAATACCCTATCTTGTTCTTAAGACTCACAATGTGCTTTTCTGTACTACAGGGTCCAACAAATTGAATTAGAAATCTATTTAACTTTGTTTAATCCAGTAATTCCCAGATTTGACCACAAAGCCCTTTCTTTTTGAGCAACACTAATTTCCACCCTGCAGAACGATCTTTGAGAAATGCTATTCCAGGCAAATGGTGTTGTGAGCCCCTCCACCTAACTACCTGCTGGGTCAgccgctctctctccttctccagcaTGTAGGTGACATCATCTCCTTCAGCTGTGTCCTGTGCGtgcctctgcctttcttcctcaAGGTCTAGGATCacctttaaagaattaaaaaataataatatccaaATAGCAGGGAAATACACTTGTAATACAATTAAATACTAAGTGCCTATCTAAGCACTTAAGATACTTCTAGAGATCAATCAGTCCATCCCAGTCAGGGCCATCAAGGATCACATTATCTAGCAGGGTAAAAGAGATGTAAGCTATGTGCTAGAAAACAGTAAGATCTATGCTTTACTTCAACATGCACAAAATGGCATGTAAATAGAAGAGAGCACCTAATTAGCTATAGGGATTGAGAAGGTTTCC
The sequence above is drawn from the Neofelis nebulosa isolate mNeoNeb1 chromosome 2, mNeoNeb1.pri, whole genome shotgun sequence genome and encodes:
- the CTTNBP2NL gene encoding CTTNBP2 N-terminal-like protein; this encodes MNLEKLSKPELLTLFSILEGELEARDLVIEALKAQHRDTFIEERYGKYNISDPLMALQRDFETLKEKNDGEKQPVCTNPLSVLKVVMKQCKNMQERMLSQLAAAESRHRKVILDLEEERQRHAQDTAEGDDVTYMLEKERERLTQQLEFEKSQVKKFEKEQKKLSSQLEEERSRHKQLSSVLVLECKKATSKAAEEGQRAGELSRKLEKEKSRVSQLEEELAAERKRGLQTEAQVEKQLSEFDIEREQLRAKLNREENRTRTLKEEMESLKKIVKDLEASHQHSSPTEQSKKPVTVPKGTATESPVLVSVFCQTEGFQAERTHGSNVAKVLTTGLPGPTTPTYSYAKTNGHLEPEIQTAKESVTGSSVENQVPPRERSVGLAQEKAVENGGCPVGIETPVPAPGHLPSSGGSLSPSSTASSSLTSSPCSSPVLTKRLLGSSASSPGYQSSYQVGINQRFHAARHKFQSQADQDQQASGLQSPPSRDLSPTLLDNSAAKQQARNTVTQVLSRFTSQQGPIKPVSPNSSPFGTDYRNLASTATSRGDTSHSPTPGKVSSPLSPLSPGIKSPTIPRAERGHPPPIPPKKPGLTPSPSTTTPLTKTPSQASSLAAAEDLAGSCCSNAVVANGKDVEILLPTSS